In Luteolibacter arcticus, the genomic window CAGCGAATCCCTCTGGAACATCAAGTTCCACTGCAATGGCGCGCTCAGCGGCTCGTGGTGGGAACCGGGCGATGCCGGCGATGGCAGCTACAAGCGCACCCCGGCCGGCTACGCCCTGCTCCGCTTGTGGCCGGATGGCCGCAGCGAATGCGTTTATCTTCCCGTCCCCGCCTAACGTCATATCTGGAAAAACGCGAACGGAAAGCTTCTGCCACTGGGAGCGCGGAATTCATTCCGCCCGAGTGGTCCCTATACGCCAAAAAAATCCCGCGCTCTAAAATCTCCTCATCATTCCTTCCCTCATCCGTGAAATCCGCGTAATCCGCGGTTCATCCTCACCACATGTCCTGGTCTCCCGTCCATCTCCCGTCCTACATCGCCGGCCAAGCCGTCACCACCGGCCGCACCCTCGAAGTCCGCTACCCCTACGATGACTCGCTGACCGGCACCGCCGCCCTGATCGGCCCGGAGCATCTGGAGAAAGCCATCACCAGCGCGCTCGCCTTCCCGAATGAATCGCTTACTCGCCGCGACCGCCACGATATCTTGCGGAGGGCGGCCGTCCTGCTGGCGGAGCGCCGGGATGAATTCGCCGCGCTGATCACCCGCGAGACCGGTCTCGCCATCCGCGAGGCGAAGTACGAGACCACCCGTAGTTCCGACGTGCTCGACTTCGCCGCCATGGAAGCACTGCGCGATGACGGCCGCATCTTCTCCTGCGACATCTCGCCGAATGGCAAGCCGCGCAAGATCTTTACCTCGCGCTACCCGGTGAAGCTCGTCGCCGCCATCACCCCTTTCAACCACCCGCTGAATCAGGTGGTCCACAAGCTCGCCCCGGCCATCGCCGCCGGCGCGCCGGTGCTGCTGAAGCCTTCCGACCGCACCCCGCTCACCGCGCTGAAGTTCGCCGAGGTGCTTTACGAGGCCGGACTTCCCGGCCCGATGCTGAGCCTCTTCCTCGGTGGCATCGATGACATCGTCACTCCGATGATCACCGACGAGCGCGTGGAGATCGTCACCTTCACCGGCTCCGTGGAGATCGGGAAACACATCGCCCGCACCTGCGGCTACAAGCGGATTTGCCTGGAGCTCGGCGGAAACTCGCCGCTCATCGTGCTGGAGGATGCCGACCTCGACCTCGCCGCCAAGCTCGCCGCCGAGGGCTCGTTCCGGAATTCCGGCCAGCGCTGCACCGCCGTGAAGCGCATCCTTGTCCAGGAGAGCATCCTTGAAGCCTTCACCGAGCGCTTCGTCGATCTCGTCCGCCGCGAATACCCCTGTGGCGATCCCGAAGATCCAGCGACCGTGGTCGGCTCCATGATCCACGCGCCCGCCGCAGCCGAGCTTTCGCGTCGTGTCGATGATGCCGTGGCCATGGGCGCGAAGGTCCTGCACGGCGCCGGACGCCGCGGCGCACTGTTAGAGCCAACGATCATCGCCGATGTCCCGCGCGAGGCCGAAATGGTCGCCCTCGAAAGCTTCGGCCCGCTGGCCCCGATCATCCCGATCAAGGACCTCGACGACGCGATCTCCTACTACAATTCTGGCCCCTTCGGCCTGAGTAGCGGAATCGTCACCAACAATCTCTCGCTTGCCATGCAAGCCTGCAAACAACTCAAGACTGGCACGACAAATGTTAACGAGGTGCCCGGCTATCGACTGGAGCTGACGCCATTTGGCGGCACCCGCGACTCCGGGCTCGGAGTGAAGGAGGGAGTGATCGAGGCGATCAAGTTCTTCACTCACGAGAAAACCTGGTCGCTGCCTTGGTAAACGACACGAACCACTGCCAATGCAAGCGACGAGGACCGATCAACCATCCGCCAGCCCCGTCGCCCCACCTCCCCCGCTGTCGCTCCAGACGCGGATGGTGCTGCTCTCCTACTTCGCGTATTTCTTCTACTACTTCTGTCGTAAGCACCTCGGCGTAGCCACTCCGGCGATGGTGAACAGCGGCATCTCGGACACCACCATCGGCTGGGTCCAGACCGCCTACGGCGTCTGCTACGCCATCGGCCAATTCCTCAGCGGCGCACTCGGCGACCGGCTCGGCCCGCGCATCGCGCTGACCACCGGCATGATCCTCTCCGGGATCGCCTCGCTGGCCTTCGGGTTGTTTCCTATCGTCGGCGTGCTGGTCATCGCGCTTTCCCTCAATGGCCTCTTCCAGTCCACCGGCTGGTCGAACTCCTGCAAGGTCGTCGCCGAATGGGTCAACCCGGTAAACCGCGGCAAGGTGATGGGCTTCTGGACCACCTGCTACATCTTCGGCAGCATCGCCGCGAACGTCGTAGCCGGCACCATCCTCGCCCGCTACGGCTGGCATCACGTTTTCCTCTTCACCGGCATCACCGTCGCCGTGGTCGGCGTCATCCAGGGGATCTTCCTCATCAATCGGCCCGCGGACCGCGGCTATGCCATCGAGCTGGAAGAGCGGAGCTCACCGGCCACCGACAACACCCGCAGCGGCTTCATGCTGATGATCCGGCAGCCCGCGGTGCTTCTGTTAGGCCTTGCCTACACCGGCCTGAAGTACGTCCGCTACACCGTCTTCTCCTGGAGCCCCTACTACCTGGTCAGCAGCATCGGCCTCGCGGAGGAGTCCGCCGCCTACGCCTCGAATGGCCTCGAGATCGGTGGCATCCTCGGCCTCCTCCTCGGCGGCTGGGTCGGCGACCGCTTCTTTCCCGGCAATCGCGTCCGCCTCGCCCTGTTCGCCCTCATCGGAATGATCGGCGCGATTCTCCTCTACCGCGTCACCAGCGGCACCGGCGGCCTGTGGGGAAATCTCATCGGCCTCGGCGCCATCGGGCTCTTCCTCTACATCGCGGATGCCATCGTCTCCGGCATCGCCGCGCAGGACATCGGCGGCGCGGAGAATACCGCCTCCGCCGCCGGCATCATCAATGGCATCGGCTCCACCGCCCAGTTGTTCTCCGGCATCGTGCCGATCTGGTTGAAACAGCGGTGGGGCTGGGACGCCGTCTTCATCTCCTTCATCGTCATCGCCTTCTTCTCGTGCCTGGCGATCTTGCCCGTGGCCCGGAAGGGAAAGCTTACGAAAGCCTGATTCCAGCACTTTCTTGGGCTAAAGATGAAATTTCGCGCCGAAATCTGACGTCATTCCTCCCCATGCCCTCAGCCACCCGTCGCCAATTCCTCGCCGCCCTCCCGCTTGCCGGAGCAGGTTTCGCCGCGGCCTCTGCCCAGGAATCCACGCAGTCTCCCTCCGCGGACTCCGTGACGTTCGGCTTCATCACCGACGTCCACCACGGCACCCACGGCAAGGATCAGGTCGGCCGGCTGAAGCCCTTCATCAATGCCGCCATCGCCCGCAAGCCCGACTTCATCATCCAGTGCGGCGACTTCTGCTGCGCCAAAGGCGGCATCACCACCGCCAAGGACTTCCTCGCCGAGTGGAATCGCTTCCCCGGCCCGAAGCATCACGTCATCGGCAACCACGACTGCGACTTCCAGACCAAGGAAGAATTGTTAGAGGCATGGCAGATGCCGAATCCCTACTACTCCTTCGATGTGGGCGGATTCCACTTCGTGGTGCTGGATCGCAATCACTTCATCGACGACGAGGGCAAGACGGTCTCCTACGCGAACGGCAACTGGTATCCCATCCATCGAAAGGGCGGCCCCGGCCACCTCGCCCGCGTGAGCTGCATCGACAAGGAACAACTCGCATGGCTGGCGAAGGATCTCGCCGGCACCGACAAGCCGGTCGTCATCTTCCAGCACCAGCCCTCCGGCGTCGGCAGCCACGAAGGCAATTGGGACGCGGTCAATTACGTCATCGACTCCCACAATGCCAAGCGCGGCAAGGCCCAGGTCGTGGCGGTCTTCGCCGGTCATGATCACGATGAGGAGCACTCCATCCGCCACGGGGTCCATCACCTCACCCTGACCAGCTCCACCTTCGGCATGCCGCCCAATGGAAGCACGACCTACTACGATTCCAGTAAGCCGCCCTTCACCTTCATCACCTTCGATCCCGGCAAGCGCGAGCTACGCATCGAGGAATCCCTCTCCACCTACGAAGGCCAGGCACAAATGCCGCCCGAGCACATCTGGCTCACCCCTCCAGTCCTCCGCGGCCGCACGCTTCCGTTTGGCTGATCTCCGTCACAGCGGTCGCGGACCCGCCCGAATGTAGCGGAACGACTTCGTCGTTCCGGCGGCTCGCGCTTTCTCGAAAAATCGCCGCCCGGATTCAAAGTGCGGGCCGAACCCCGCCATCGCTCGCTTCCGTCCCGCCGATCTCCTTCGCCAGCAAATGGCAGCGCCACAACGCCCGCGGGTGATGGAAGAACGACTTCCACAGCGACCCTTTCAGCGTATTCGACGGCTCACCATCGCGGCGCAAGTAGCCGAACCACTCGCCATGCTCCGGATCGGCGAAGTTCCAGAAGCTCCACTCGCGCAGCTTCTCGTGCCACTCCAGATACTTCGCATCGCCGGTCATGCGGTGGGCCATCAGCGTGGCGATCAGCGCCTCGTCGTGCGGCCACCAGAATTTCATGTCGTGCCAGTACTCCTGCACCGGCTTGCCATGGACATCGCGGAAGTAATAGAGACCGCCGAATTCCTCGTCCCAGCCTCGCTCCCACATCCAGTCGAGCATGTCGCACCCAAGCTTCACCAGCCGGCTGTCATTCCGGTGCCCCGCTTCTTCGAGCACAAACCACGCAGCCTCGATCGCGTGCCCGGGATTGAGCGTGCGGCCGTCGAAGTGATCCACGATCGATCCATCCGGCGCCACCGCTTCCATCACCACCTTCAAGTCCGGCTTCACGAACAGCCGCTCGATGTCATCCAGACAACGGTCGATCCACATCGTCAGCAGCCGGTCCTCGCCGAGGTGCTTGCGCAGCTCCTGCGCAGTCACCAGCGTGATCATCCGCGTCCCGATCCCTTCCATCGGCCGCGCCCCGGTGAACTTCGGCGGAATGCGACCCTGCGTGAAGTTCCAATCCGTGAAGCGCTCGAACCAGTGCCGCGCCTTGTCCGCGGAATCGCCATCCTTCGCCGCCGCCGCATGCGCTGCAAAGGCGATCGCCGCAAAGCTCTCGCTATACGCATAGCGCCGCTTGCGGAGCGGCGTGCCATCCTGCGCCACGTGGAAAAACATCCGCCCGTCGGTCGGATCGATGCACTTCTCTTCCAAAAACCGCAGCCCGCTCTCCGCCCACACCAGCCACTCCGGTCGCCGCTCATGCCCGAGGTAAAGCGTCAGCAGCATCCAGCTCATCCGCCCCTGCGCCCACACCGACTTGTCGTTATCGACGAGCTCACCATCGCGATCGAAGCAATGCACGAACCCGCCATGCTCCTCATCCACCGCCCGCGGAAACCAGAAGGGAACGCAGTCGTCGAAAAGCTGATCGTGGTAGAAAGCGGCGAGGTCCATCGAGTGAAACTAAGAAGCTCCATCAGAGACTTGGAAACAAGCCCTTCGCACCGGTTTTCCCGGCAAACCAGACACCAACGTCACTCTGCCGGCGGCAACGGGTGCAACTTCACGCCGCCGGTCCAATCCCCCGCGGCCAACGTGCTCCCATCGGGACTCACCCCGAGCGCGTAGATCCAGTCTGCACCGGAGCCCCACTCCTTCCCGATGCCGTCGCTATCGCCGTCGCTATCGCCGTCGATGCGGCGGATGAGGCCTTCGTGACCCGCCGAGAACAAATGACGACCATCCGGCGACCACGCGAGAGCCAGCAGCGGCCCATCGTGATTGCGGACGATGCGCACCATCCGCCCGATCTCCGGCTGCCAGACGCGCACCGTGCGGTCGTCGCCCGCACTGGCACACGTCGCCGGACCTTCCCTCGACGGACGAAATGCCAGCGCATGAACCGCCTCCGTGTGATGACCCAGCGAACGCAGGAGCTTGCCATCGGCCGCGGACCACACCTTCAACGACCGGTCGGCACTGGCGCTGACGATGCTGCCATCGCCGGGGCTGAATGCCACCGCGAGCACGGGTGCAGAGTGGCCGGTGAGAATGAGCGATTCCGCGGGTGCAACCCCATCCCCCAGCGACCAAACTTTCGCGGAATGATCCGCCGACGCGGTGACCAGACGCTTGGCCGCAAGATCGATGGCCACGCCCATGATAAGATCCTCATGTTTGCCGAAGCGGTGCTTCAGCACGCCCTCGGGCCATGAGAACAGCACCGCCTCACCGCGCACGCCAGGCTCACCGCCTGCCGCCACCAGCCAGTGCCCATCGGGCGAAAAGGCCAGCGCGGCGACTCGCGGCAGCGGGCACTCGATCCGCCGCTGCACCGTCGCATCCTTCGGCGAACGCACCTCAATGGCACGGTCGCCGTTGTTCACCAGCGCGCTGCCATCGGGAGAATAGACCAGCGCGGTCACCGGCACGGCGGGCAAGGTCAGGCACCCACCCATCCACGCCAGAACACCGGCCATCATGCAGCGAACGGCAGACCTCATAGCAATTCCCGGATGAAGCTCCCTTCACCCATCATCTTCATCGGACGGCCCGATGGCGTGATGAGTTCCGCGCCCGGATCGACGCCGAGCAGTTTCAAGATGGAGAACGCCAGATCCGGCGGCCCGACCGGACGATCCACGGGAAATTCGCCGAAGCCATTCGTCGCGCCGATGACCTGGCCGCCGCGCACGCCACCGCCCGCCATCAGCACCGAGCCCGCACGGGGCCAGTGGTCGCGGCCACCGATGGCATTCAGCTTCGGCGTGCGGCCGAATTCCCCCATCAGCACCACCAGCGTGGACTCAAGCAGCCCGCGCTCGCGCAGGTCGGTCAGCAGCGCGGCATAGGCGCGATCGAGCGAGGGCAGCTTGCCACTGCCGGGAAAGCGCGAGTCGGGCAGCTCGCGGAAGATCTGCTGGTGCATGTCCCAGCCGGGATCCACCACGGTAACGAAGCGCGAACCCGCCTCCACCAACCGCCGCGCCAACAGGCAACCCGCACCGATGTTCGCAGGGCCATAGCGCTCACGGGTCTGGGGGGATTCGCGGGACAGGTCGAACGCGGCCTTGGCCTCCGGCGAGGACAGCAGCCGCCACGCTTGCTCATAGAAAGCATCGCGGTTCGCGCCGCCCGGGCCCTGCTCCACTTGCCGCGAAAGAGCATCCATTTTCTCCAGCATTGCGTGACGTTTGGCGCTGCGCTCGAAACTGACGCCCTCCGGAAGTTGCAAGCCATCGACTCGCGAGGGATCGCGCCCGGTGCTGAAGGCGGCGAATGCTCCCGGCAGCCAGCCCGATCGCGCCGCATTGGAATCCCCACCCACCCCATCGTGCGGGATCGCCACATAGGGAGGCATCGTGCCACCGGCTCCCGCGGCCTGCGCCACCAGGCTGCCGAGGCTGGGATGCTCCAGCGCCGGCGTCGGCCGGTGGCCTGTTAGAAGGAAGCGCGTGCCGGTGTCGTGATTGCCCAGCTCATGCGTCAGCGAGCGGATCAATGCCACGTCCTTCATCACTGCGGCGGTCCGTGGCAGATGCTCGCAAATCTGCACGCCCGCCACCGCGGTGCCGATCGGCTTGAACTGGCTGCGCACCTCCGACGGTGCCTCCGGCTTGAGGTCGAACATGTCAAGATGGCTCGGCCCGCCATCCAGCCAGATCAGGATGCACGACTTCGCCCGTGCTGCCCCTTTGCCGGTCTCCGCGGCCGCCGCCTGCATTCGCAGCAAGCCGGGCAAGCTCAGCCCGAACGAGGTCAGCACCCCCAGATGCAAGAAGTCCCGGCGGGAAACGCCGTCGCAGCGATGGAAAAACGAGCGGTGGTTCATGGCGCTGTTAGATCAGTGATTGGCCGAGAATTCGCGGGAGTTCAGGACGACCCACACGAGGTCGGCAACTGCTTCCGGGCGCCCTTCACCGGCAGGCAGGACGGTATCCCAGGCATTCATTTCACCCGGCGATGGATAGCGGCTGAAGGCGCGGAGGTAGAGGGTTTCGATGACCTCGCGATTGGTCTTTTCAGGAAGTTCCGCAGCAAGTCCGAGACCCGCGGCGAGCTTGTCATTGATGGTGCTGCCATTGATCAGGTGCAGCGCCTGCGCGAGGCCGCCGCCGCTGCGGGAGGAACTGTCGCACGCGCGCTTTCGTTCGCAACGGCCAAGCACATCGAGCGCCGGTGACGGCGTGGCCGGGCTGATGAGTTGCACGGCACGGGTGCCTGCGGGAACCCCGGCAAACGTATCCGGCACACCGGTGACCTGCGCGACCGCGTCGGCGAAAACCGCGGCTGGCAATTCCTTGTGCAGCGCCCGCGCAAAGAGCCGCGCCGCCGCCGGATCAGCGGAGCCACCGTGCGAGGCCAGTTGCCAGGTCCGCGAGGCAGCAATCAACCGGATCAACCGCCGCAGGTCATGCCCATGCGCGGAGAAGTCCGCTGCCAGCGCATCCAGCAGCGCCGGGTGCGTCGCAGGATTCGTCGGCCGCAGGTCATCCACGGGCTCGACCAGACCGCGGCCCAGCAGATGTTTCCAGACCCGGTTCACCACCGTGCGGGCAAAGAATGGATTCGCCGGATCCGTCATCCACGCAGCCAGCGCGAGCCGGCGATCGGAGCCTTGCGGAATCTCGACATCAGATGCGCCGAGCGCCCTTGGCTCAAGCGGGAGCCCGCTCTTCGGGTGATCCACCTCGCCGCGGTCGACGGCACGGACCACCCCGCCATCGCGGCTGAGACGCGCGAAAAACGCGGCAAAGCGATGGTAGTCCTCCTGCGTCCAGCGGTCCGCGGGATGAGCATGGCAGCGCGCACAGCCGATTTGCAAACCGAGAAAAATCCGCGCCACATGCTCGGACAAATCGCGCGGGTCCGTCGCCAAATTCATGAATCCCGCGGGACCATTCGTCGCCGGATTACCCGACGCCGTCACCAACGTGATCGCGACCTGATCAAAGGACACGTTGCCAGCGACCTGCTCGCGAAGCCAGCCGTGCCAGGATTTCGCTGCGCCCCCCTGTCCATTTAGCAGCACCAGATCGGCCAGCTTCATGGTCCAGAAATCCACGAAGGCTTCACTCCCCAGCAGCTCATCGATGAGTCTCATCCGCCGCTCGGCAGAGGCGGGCTCGTTCAAAAAGGCACGCGTGATCGCCTCATCGGGCAGCCGTCCGGTAAGATCCAGATACGCCCGCCGCAGGAACTCCGCATCATCGCAAAGCGACGCTGGAGAAACATGCAGCCGTACAAACTCAGCGCGGATGTGCTCGTCGATGAAGTTCGCGGGCCGAAACCCGTCGTCTGCCATGCCCGCTCCCTCCAACGGCGCGGCAACCCGCACCGCCGCCACCTGCCCGCCGTAGCGGACCATGATGCTGGTGAGGCCACGACCGGTCACCGTCAACTTGCCCGACTTAGTCACCCCGGCCACCGCATCGTCATTCGCGGTGTAGAGCGCGAGCGGCGAAACCTCGCGCTTCGACCCATCCGACAAGGTCGCGGTAACCACAATCTGCCGCGTTTCACCGGAACCCCTCGCCAGCAAATCCTGCGGCTCCACCGCAATGCCGGTCACTTGCAAGTCCGGCGGCCCGGCAGGCGCACCGGCCGCAATCCATTCGCGGATCAAGGCATAGTTGTTAGAACCCTCCCGCAGCTTGCGCCCGCCCTCGTGGTCGACTTCGGTTTCCGATGCCTTGCGCAGGAGCAAGCTGTCCTCAGGCCGCGCCAGATCGATGCGTCGCCCGCCAAACTCGCGCGTGATGCGCTCGTAGTCGGACTCCGGATCGTAGCCAAAGAGGCTGAGGCGAAACCCGCCCTGCCCACTGGCGGCCCCGTGACAAGCCCCCGCATTGCAACCGGCGCGCGTCAGCACCGGCAGCACATCCGACTGGAACGCCGGCGCATGCTCCGCTGCCACGACGAGCGCGTGGCTCATCAGAAGCGCGGCACTGGCGAGAGCAGCCCTCATTTCTTCAACTCATCGAGAAACGCCTGGCCCACCTTGCGCGAGTATTCGGTGCCATAGTGGTCGCCGAAATGCAGCACGCGGGTCCAGCCGTCGATCGCCTGCTGTTTCAGATCGGCACTGTCCTTGATGTGGTCGCGGACTTCGGCCAGCACGGCATCCACCGTCGCGTCGTCATTGGTCGGCTTGATGAAGCGCCGCAGCATTCCCTGCAGCTCGGGATCGGAAGGCACCGCACCTGGAAAAGGGTCCTTGCCGCCCTGCGGGTCCCCCGGTGGGGTTTCGCGAGGCATCGGGCGCTGCGGCGGGCGAGGACCACCGCGGACCTCGGCCAGTTCGGCACGGAGGCCTTGGACTTCGCCAATCAGCGCTTGGACGGCTCCGCGGAGCCCTTCCTCGGTGTTCAAATCAAAGCGGTTCAGATCCACCGGCGGACGTGGCGCGCCCTCCGGGCCGCGACGCATGCCGTCGCCGTCACGACGACCACCACCATTGCGGGCCATGTGGCGCTGGTTCAATTCCTCCACGGTCGGCGGCGTGGCGTCGCCGCTGACCTTCGCCAGCGCTTCCAGCACCTTCGGGGCATCGGCGATCCCCGGCTGCCCGAGCGCAAAGTTTGCCGTCACGGTGTTGTCCTTCGCCATCACGATGGTCATCAGGCACTCCTTGTTCAGCCCGTAGTTCCCCGGGCCTTCCGCACCGTCCAGCGAAAGCCCCACCCGCGATTGCAACTTCAACGAGTTGGTCGCGTTCTTCGCCCGCTGCTCGCCTTCGAGGCGGTCGGCAGCCAGGAAAATGATCTCCGTCTTGAGAGCGTCCTTCCGCAGCGCCCCGTATTCATCCACCACGCGCAGCAGCGGCATCATCGAGCGCTCGATGCCGTGCATGAACACGATGGCCGTGGCCCCGCCGGCATTCTCGGCGATCACGTCGCGCTCCTTGGCCGCATTCTCCCCGGTGAGTTCCACCACCTTGAAGGGCGTCGTCTTTTCGCCCTGCTGAGGGCCGGAGAAGACGGGATCGGCGGCCTCCACGGAGGCGAAGAGAGCCCCACACAGGGCAAGTAGGCGGAGTTTCATGGGATGGGAAAAGAGAAGAGAAGGCGCGCCGCGAGAGACCTTCAAGAGAAAGTCTCCAGCGGTTCCGGATCAAACCCCCGAAGCGGGGAAAAGTATCTCACGATTCAAGAGAGCGTCCAATCCACTGGCTTCACGACACTCTCCGCGGCACGATCTTCCCTGAAACTCATTCCGCCACGGGGACCACGGATCCCAGGTCAGACCGACGCGAGATCGACGAATACGTCCGGGACCGACCGCGCATCGGCCTGAATCTCACCCTTGAGCGGGATCTCGCCGGGAAGTAGGCACGGTTCTCATGGGCTTCCAGACGCACGCCTCGATAAATCCCTTGTCGTAACGTAATTACTCGTTACGAGTTCTGCCGTCACGATGAATCCCGTCGAAACTTGCCGCGCTCTCGGAGATCCGATCCGCTGGCGCATCGTCCGCCTGGTCTCGCACGATGCCCTGTGCGTCTGCGAACTCGCGGACATCCTCGGCATGCCGCAGTCCTCCGTCTCCAGCCACGTCCAGGTCATCCGCCGCGCGGGCTTGCTGGAATCCGAGAAGTGCGAGAAGTGGACCTACTTCCGGGTGCAGGCGAAATTCCTGAAGCTTTTCCGCGCACTTGAGGCCGGCATCGAGAAGCCGGAGCCCACGTGGGCCGAGGATGACAGCAAGACCCACGCACGCCTCACAGCCCGCGAGGGCAGTTGCTGCCCCGGCCCCAAGCAGCTTGCGAGGCCGCGACGCTCCTCCTCTTCCTCACTCCGCTCATGACCCTGCACGAACTCAAGACGCTCCTCGGCGAGCACGCCGGCCGTCACTTCCGCATCAGCCTGCCGGACGGTTCCGCGGTGCCGCTTTCCTTCCACGTCACCGAAGTAGGACGCGTGCAGAAGACCTTTCTCGATTGCGGCGGCACGCTGCGCGAGTCGATCGCCTGCCAACTCCAGGTCTGGGTGGGCGAAGACTACGACCATCGCATCGAGACCCAAAAGTTGGCCGCGATCCTTGGCAAGGCGCAGCCATACCTTCCCGACGAATCGGTGCCGGTAGAGGTCGAATACGAGGATCGCGTGATCTCGCAGTACACCATCTCCGGGCACGAGGTGTCGGAGGAAGCCGTGGTGCTGGTGCTAGCCCACAAGCACACCGAGTGCCTCGCACCCGAGCTCTGCGGACTGCCACCGATCGGGCGCTTGCCGGCCATTGGATCCACCCCGTGCTGCGGTCCTTCCGGCTGCTGTTAGACCCATGAAAAGGGCGCTTGCCGAGTTCCTTGGGACCTTCTTCCTCGTCTTCGCGGGGACGGGGGCCATCGTCATCAATGAGGTCTCCGGCGGCGCGATCGGCCATGCCGGGATCGCCCTGACCTTCGGACTGGTGGTCATGGCCATGATCCATGCCTTCGGCGATGTCAGTGGTGCGCATCTCAATCCCGCGGTAACGCTGGCCTTCTCCGTCGCAAAGCGCTTCCCATGGCGCGAGGTGCCCTTGTACTTGGCCGCGCAATTCGCCGGTGCCTTCGCTGCCAGCGGACTATTGAAAGGCCTCTTTCCCGATGCCGGCACGCTGGGAGCCACCCTGCCCGCCGGGAGCGTGGCGCAGAGCTTCACGCTGGAGATCGTGCTCACCGCCGCGCTGATGCTTGTCATCCTGAGCGTGTCCACCGGCGCGAAGGAGAAAGGCATCACCGCGGGCATGGCCATCGGCGCGACCGTCGGCCTTGAAGCCATGTTCGCCGGCCCGATCTGCGGAGCCTCGATGAATCCCGCCCGTTCACTGGCCCCCGCCTTGGTCAGCGGTCACATCGAGCACCTCTGGCTCTACCCCGTCGCCACCATTCTTGGCGCCCTGCTCGCCGTGCCGCTGTGCATCGGCGTCCGCGACTCCGGCTGCTGCGGTGGCAAATGCACCCCTTCATGAAACCAACCGTCCTCATCCTCTGCACCGGCAATTCCTGCCGCTCCCACATGGCCGAAGGCATCCTCCGCGCCGCCGCCGGTGACGCGCTCGATGTCCAAAGCGCCGGCTCGAAACCCGCCGGCTACGTCCATCCGCTGGCGATCCGCGCCCTCGCGGAAATCGGCATCGATATCTCCACCCACCACTCGAAGCACCTCGACGAATTCCTGTCCTCGGACATCGAGACCGTCATCACCGTCTGCGGCAATGCCGATCAAGTCTGCCCGATGTTCCCCGGCCAAATGAACCGCCATCACTGGGGCTTCGACGATCCCGCCCACGCCACCGGCAGCGAGGACGAGCAGATGACCGTCTTCCGCCGCGTGCGGGATGAGATCAAGCGCGTCTTCGACGCCTACGCCGCAGGACGACGGGACGCGCTCGCCCAACCCGCGCTGCCATGACGGAGAAGATCCTCTTCATCTGCGTCCACAATAGCGCGCGCAGCCAGATGGCGGAGGCGCTGATGAATGCGACGTGCCCGGACCACTTCATCGCCGAGAGCGCGGGACTGGAACCGGGAGAGCTGAATCCGTATGCCGTTGAGGCGATGCGTGAAATCGGCATCGATATCTCGCAGAAGTCGACGAAGGCGGTCTTCGATCTCTTCAAGTCCGGGAAACTCTATTCGCATGTGATCGCCGTCTGCGACACCGCCGCAGCCGAGCGTTGCCCGGTCTTCCCCGGCTTGGTGAAACGCCACCAATGGTCCTTTCCCGACCCCTCCGCCGCGACTGGAACTCCGGAGGAGCGACTGGCAGCGGCAAGGGAAGTGCGGGACATGATCAAGGCGGCGGTGGAAGGCTGGTGCTCGGAGCGATGCTCCGGAGCTCTGGCT contains:
- a CDS encoding aldehyde dehydrogenase family protein, whose protein sequence is MSWSPVHLPSYIAGQAVTTGRTLEVRYPYDDSLTGTAALIGPEHLEKAITSALAFPNESLTRRDRHDILRRAAVLLAERRDEFAALITRETGLAIREAKYETTRSSDVLDFAAMEALRDDGRIFSCDISPNGKPRKIFTSRYPVKLVAAITPFNHPLNQVVHKLAPAIAAGAPVLLKPSDRTPLTALKFAEVLYEAGLPGPMLSLFLGGIDDIVTPMITDERVEIVTFTGSVEIGKHIARTCGYKRICLELGGNSPLIVLEDADLDLAAKLAAEGSFRNSGQRCTAVKRILVQESILEAFTERFVDLVRREYPCGDPEDPATVVGSMIHAPAAAELSRRVDDAVAMGAKVLHGAGRRGALLEPTIIADVPREAEMVALESFGPLAPIIPIKDLDDAISYYNSGPFGLSSGIVTNNLSLAMQACKQLKTGTTNVNEVPGYRLELTPFGGTRDSGLGVKEGVIEAIKFFTHEKTWSLPW
- a CDS encoding MFS transporter produces the protein MQATRTDQPSASPVAPPPPLSLQTRMVLLSYFAYFFYYFCRKHLGVATPAMVNSGISDTTIGWVQTAYGVCYAIGQFLSGALGDRLGPRIALTTGMILSGIASLAFGLFPIVGVLVIALSLNGLFQSTGWSNSCKVVAEWVNPVNRGKVMGFWTTCYIFGSIAANVVAGTILARYGWHHVFLFTGITVAVVGVIQGIFLINRPADRGYAIELEERSSPATDNTRSGFMLMIRQPAVLLLGLAYTGLKYVRYTVFSWSPYYLVSSIGLAEESAAYASNGLEIGGILGLLLGGWVGDRFFPGNRVRLALFALIGMIGAILLYRVTSGTGGLWGNLIGLGAIGLFLYIADAIVSGIAAQDIGGAENTASAAGIINGIGSTAQLFSGIVPIWLKQRWGWDAVFISFIVIAFFSCLAILPVARKGKLTKA
- a CDS encoding AGE family epimerase/isomerase; translation: MDLAAFYHDQLFDDCVPFWFPRAVDEEHGGFVHCFDRDGELVDNDKSVWAQGRMSWMLLTLYLGHERRPEWLVWAESGLRFLEEKCIDPTDGRMFFHVAQDGTPLRKRRYAYSESFAAIAFAAHAAAAKDGDSADKARHWFERFTDWNFTQGRIPPKFTGARPMEGIGTRMITLVTAQELRKHLGEDRLLTMWIDRCLDDIERLFVKPDLKVVMEAVAPDGSIVDHFDGRTLNPGHAIEAAWFVLEEAGHRNDSRLVKLGCDMLDWMWERGWDEEFGGLYYFRDVHGKPVQEYWHDMKFWWPHDEALIATLMAHRMTGDAKYLEWHEKLREWSFWNFADPEHGEWFGYLRRDGEPSNTLKGSLWKSFFHHPRALWRCHLLAKEIGGTEASDGGVRPAL
- a CDS encoding metallophosphoesterase family protein yields the protein MPSATRRQFLAALPLAGAGFAAASAQESTQSPSADSVTFGFITDVHHGTHGKDQVGRLKPFINAAIARKPDFIIQCGDFCCAKGGITTAKDFLAEWNRFPGPKHHVIGNHDCDFQTKEELLEAWQMPNPYYSFDVGGFHFVVLDRNHFIDDEGKTVSYANGNWYPIHRKGGPGHLARVSCIDKEQLAWLAKDLAGTDKPVVIFQHQPSGVGSHEGNWDAVNYVIDSHNAKRGKAQVVAVFAGHDHDEEHSIRHGVHHLTLTSSTFGMPPNGSTTYYDSSKPPFTFITFDPGKRELRIEESLSTYEGQAQMPPEHIWLTPPVLRGRTLPFG
- a CDS encoding WD40 repeat domain-containing protein; the protein is MRSAVRCMMAGVLAWMGGCLTLPAVPVTALVYSPDGSALVNNGDRAIEVRSPKDATVQRRIECPLPRVAALAFSPDGHWLVAAGGEPGVRGEAVLFSWPEGVLKHRFGKHEDLIMGVAIDLAAKRLVTASADHSAKVWSLGDGVAPAESLILTGHSAPVLAVAFSPGDGSIVSASADRSLKVWSAADGKLLRSLGHHTEAVHALAFRPSREGPATCASAGDDRTVRVWQPEIGRMVRIVRNHDGPLLALAWSPDGRHLFSAGHEGLIRRIDGDSDGDSDGIGKEWGSGADWIYALGVSPDGSTLAAGDWTGGVKLHPLPPAE